The following proteins come from a genomic window of Pseudomonas cichorii:
- the aruF gene encoding arginine/ornithine succinyltransferase subunit alpha: protein MLVMRPAQMADLAEVQRLAADSPIGVTSLPDDAGRLGDKIGASEASFAAEVSFNGEETYFFVLEDSENGRLVGCSGIVASAGYSEPFYSFRNETFVHASRELKIHNKIHVLSQCHDLTGNSLLTSFYVIPELVGTAWSELNSRGRLLFVASHPERFADSVVTEIVGYSDENGDSPFWDAIGRNFFDLNYAEAERLCGLKSRTFLAELMPHYPIYVPLLTDAAQEAMGQVHPRAQITFDILMREGFETDHYIDIFDGGPTLHARVSGIRSIAQSRLVPVKIDTSATDDAGKGARLYLVTNGLLQDYRATLLELDWAPGRPVVLSLQAAEALGVGEGASVRLVAV, encoded by the coding sequence ATGCTGGTGATGCGCCCCGCGCAAATGGCTGATCTGGCAGAAGTCCAGCGCCTCGCCGCCGACAGTCCGATTGGTGTGACGTCCTTGCCTGACGATGCTGGTCGCCTGGGCGACAAGATCGGCGCTTCGGAGGCATCGTTCGCCGCCGAGGTCAGTTTCAATGGCGAAGAAACCTACTTCTTCGTGCTTGAAGACAGCGAGAACGGTCGTCTGGTGGGCTGTTCCGGCATCGTCGCTTCCGCAGGCTACTCCGAGCCGTTCTACAGCTTTCGTAACGAAACCTTCGTGCACGCCTCACGCGAGCTGAAGATCCACAACAAGATCCACGTCCTGTCCCAATGCCATGACCTGACAGGCAACAGCCTGCTGACCAGCTTCTACGTGATCCCTGAACTGGTGGGCACCGCCTGGTCGGAGCTCAATTCTCGCGGCCGCCTGCTGTTTGTCGCCAGCCACCCCGAGCGTTTCGCCGATTCGGTGGTGACCGAGATCGTGGGCTACAGCGACGAGAACGGCGACTCACCGTTCTGGGATGCCATCGGGCGCAACTTCTTCGACCTGAACTATGCCGAAGCCGAACGCTTGTGTGGCCTGAAAAGCCGCACATTCCTGGCCGAGCTGATGCCACATTATCCGATCTATGTCCCGCTCCTGACCGACGCCGCTCAGGAAGCCATGGGACAAGTGCATCCCCGTGCCCAGATCACCTTCGACATCCTGATGCGCGAAGGTTTCGAGACCGATCATTACATCGACATTTTCGACGGTGGCCCGACGCTGCACGCCCGGGTTTCCGGGATTCGCTCGATTGCCCAGAGCCGTCTGGTGCCGGTCAAGATCGACACCAGCGCAACGGACGATGCCGGCAAGGGCGCGCGCCTGTATCTGGTGACCAACGGGCTGCTGCAGGACTACCGCGCAACCCTGCTGGAACTGGACTGGGCGCCCGGCCGGCCGGTGGTGCTGAGCCTGCAGGCCGCCGAGGCCCTGGGTGTCGGTGAAGGTGCCAGTGTGCGCCTGGTCGCCGTCTGA
- a CDS encoding aspartate aminotransferase family protein: protein MSVEHAAVQRADFDQVMVPNYAPAGFIPVRGAGSRVWDQAGRELVDFSGGIAVNVLGHCHPALVGTLTAQANNLWHVSNVFTNEPTLRLAKKLVDSTFAERVFFCNSGAEANEAAFKLARRVAHDLHGPEKYEIIAALNSFHGRTLFTVSVGGQPKYSDGFGPKITGISHVPYNDLEALKAAVTDKTCAVVLEPIQGEGGVLPAELEYLQGARKLCDEHNALLIFDEVQSGMGRSGHLFAYMHYGVTPDILSSAKSIGGGFPLAAMLTTEKLAKHFAVGVHGTTYGGNPLACAVGEAVIDVVNTPEVLKGVQDKHQKFKTRLEAIGEQYGVFTEVRGLGLLIGCVLSDAWKGKAKDIFNAAEAQDLMILQAGPDVIRFAPSLVIEDADIDEGLNRFERAIAKLTA, encoded by the coding sequence ATGTCCGTTGAGCATGCTGCGGTGCAACGCGCCGATTTCGACCAGGTGATGGTCCCCAATTACGCACCGGCCGGGTTCATTCCCGTGCGTGGCGCGGGCTCCCGTGTATGGGATCAGGCGGGACGCGAACTGGTGGATTTCTCCGGCGGTATTGCCGTCAACGTGCTGGGCCATTGCCATCCGGCGCTGGTGGGTACCTTGACTGCGCAGGCCAACAATCTGTGGCATGTCTCCAACGTCTTCACCAATGAGCCGACCTTGCGTCTGGCCAAAAAACTGGTGGACTCGACCTTTGCCGAGCGCGTGTTCTTCTGCAACTCCGGCGCCGAGGCCAACGAAGCGGCCTTCAAGCTGGCGCGTCGCGTTGCCCACGATCTGCATGGTCCCGAGAAGTACGAAATCATTGCGGCCCTGAACAGCTTTCACGGTCGTACCCTGTTCACGGTGAGCGTCGGTGGTCAGCCCAAGTACTCCGATGGTTTCGGGCCGAAGATCACCGGCATCAGCCATGTGCCGTACAACGATCTGGAAGCACTGAAAGCTGCCGTGACCGACAAGACCTGCGCCGTGGTTCTGGAGCCGATCCAGGGCGAGGGCGGTGTTCTGCCGGCCGAGCTTGAGTACCTGCAAGGTGCCCGCAAACTGTGTGACGAGCACAACGCATTGCTGATCTTCGATGAAGTGCAGAGCGGCATGGGCCGTAGCGGCCATCTGTTTGCCTACATGCACTACGGCGTGACGCCGGACATCCTGTCCAGCGCCAAGAGCATTGGTGGCGGTTTCCCTCTGGCGGCGATGCTGACCACCGAGAAACTGGCCAAGCACTTTGCGGTCGGCGTACACGGCACCACTTACGGCGGAAACCCACTGGCCTGTGCAGTGGGCGAGGCGGTGATCGATGTCGTCAACACCCCGGAAGTCTTGAAGGGTGTTCAAGACAAGCATCAGAAATTCAAGACTCGTCTGGAAGCGATCGGCGAGCAATACGGCGTATTCACTGAAGTGCGCGGCCTTGGGCTGCTGATCGGCTGCGTGCTGTCCGATGCCTGGAAAGGCAAGGCCAAGGACATCTTCAACGCTGCTGAAGCTCAGGACCTGATGATCCTGCAAGCCGGCCCGGATGTGATTCGTTTCGCGCCAAGCCTGGTGATTGAAGACGCTGATATCGACGAAGGCCTGAACCGCTTCGAGCGCGCCATTGCCAAGCTGACAGCCTGA
- a CDS encoding succinylglutamate desuccinylase/aspartoacylase family protein, translating into MQRIDHVLPWGSLGTERQLSVFRFGSGERKAYIQASLHADELPGMRTAWELKKRLGQLEEQGALKGVIELVPVANPLGLGQLLQGAHQGRFEFGSGKNFNRDFTELSEPVAELLEGQLGDDPRANIQLIRQAMAAALDRLPAPQGELQAMQRLLLSHACVADVVLDLHCDADAALHMYALPQHWPQWRSLSAHLDIKVALLAEDSGGSSFDEACSLPWLRLSRIFPEAQIPLACLATTIELGGQADTGKSEAEAHAEGILAFLAEQGFISGDWPKPGREACEGMPFEGTELLYAPHPGVVTFLRAAGSWVEVGDPLFEVIDPLSDRVSTICANTAGVLFAIERLRYAQPGFWLAKVAGRTALRHGRLLSD; encoded by the coding sequence ATGCAAAGAATCGATCATGTATTGCCGTGGGGAAGCCTCGGCACCGAGCGTCAACTGAGTGTTTTTCGTTTCGGCAGCGGCGAGCGCAAGGCCTATATCCAGGCCAGCCTGCATGCTGACGAGTTGCCAGGCATGCGTACGGCCTGGGAGTTGAAAAAACGCCTGGGTCAGCTTGAAGAACAAGGCGCACTCAAAGGGGTTATCGAGCTGGTGCCGGTGGCCAATCCCCTGGGCCTGGGCCAATTGCTGCAAGGCGCTCACCAGGGGCGTTTCGAGTTTGGCAGCGGCAAGAACTTCAACCGCGATTTCACCGAATTGAGCGAACCTGTCGCCGAGTTGCTGGAAGGGCAGCTGGGTGACGATCCACGCGCCAATATTCAACTGATTCGGCAGGCCATGGCGGCTGCGCTCGATCGCTTGCCTGCTCCGCAAGGCGAACTGCAAGCCATGCAGCGCCTGCTGCTCAGTCATGCCTGCGTCGCAGATGTCGTGCTTGATCTGCATTGCGATGCCGATGCCGCTCTTCACATGTATGCCTTGCCGCAACACTGGCCGCAGTGGCGTTCGCTGTCTGCGCATCTGGATATCAAGGTCGCGCTGCTGGCCGAGGATTCCGGTGGCAGTTCCTTTGACGAGGCTTGTTCGCTGCCCTGGCTGCGTCTGTCGCGGATTTTCCCCGAAGCGCAGATTCCCCTGGCCTGTCTGGCCACGACCATCGAGCTGGGCGGTCAGGCCGATACCGGCAAGTCTGAAGCCGAGGCGCATGCCGAAGGCATCCTGGCGTTCCTGGCCGAGCAGGGCTTTATCAGTGGCGACTGGCCAAAGCCTGGGCGGGAGGCCTGCGAGGGCATGCCGTTCGAGGGCACCGAGTTGCTGTATGCGCCTCATCCCGGCGTGGTGACGTTCCTGCGCGCTGCCGGTAGCTGGGTCGAAGTCGGTGATCCGCTGTTCGAAGTCATCGATCCGTTGTCCGATCGGGTCAGCACCATCTGTGCGAATACTGCCGGTGTGTTATTCGCCATCGAGCGGCTTCGCTATGCTCAACCGGGTTTCTGGCTGGCCAAAGTGGCGGGGCGCACCGCGCTGCGTCACGGGCGTCTGCTCAGTGACTGA
- a CDS encoding ABC transporter permease: MIFDYNVVWESLPLYVGGLLVTLKLLGISLAFGLLAALPLGLMRVSKRRWVNFPAWLYTYVIRGTPMLVQLFLIYYGLAQFEAVRESFLWPMLSSASFCACLAFAINTSAYTAEIIAGSLKATPAGEIEAARAMGMSPLKMYRRILLPSALRRALPQYSNEVIMMLQTTSLASIVTLIDITGAARTVNAQYYLPFEAYITAGVFYLCLTFILVRLFKLAERRWLGYLAPRKV; the protein is encoded by the coding sequence GATCTTCGACTACAACGTCGTCTGGGAAAGCCTGCCGCTGTACGTTGGCGGCTTGCTGGTGACCCTGAAACTGCTCGGTATTTCCCTGGCATTCGGTCTGCTGGCGGCATTGCCGCTGGGTCTGATGCGGGTCTCGAAACGCCGTTGGGTCAACTTCCCTGCCTGGCTGTACACCTACGTGATTCGCGGCACGCCGATGCTGGTGCAACTGTTCCTGATCTACTACGGGCTGGCCCAGTTTGAAGCGGTGCGCGAGAGCTTTCTGTGGCCGATGCTGTCCAGTGCCAGCTTCTGCGCCTGCCTGGCCTTTGCCATCAATACCAGTGCCTACACGGCCGAGATCATTGCCGGCAGCCTCAAGGCAACACCAGCTGGCGAAATCGAAGCGGCCAGGGCCATGGGCATGTCGCCGCTCAAGATGTATCGCCGCATTCTGCTGCCTTCCGCGCTGCGCCGTGCGCTGCCGCAATACAGCAATGAAGTCATCATGATGCTGCAGACCACAAGTCTGGCGTCCATCGTGACCCTTATCGACATTACCGGTGCGGCCCGCACGGTCAATGCCCAGTACTACCTGCCTTTCGAGGCTTATATAACTGCAGGCGTTTTCTATTTGTGCCTGACATTCATTCTGGTGCGGTTGTTCAAGCTGGCGGAGCGTCGCTGGCTGGGCTACCTGGCTCCGCGGAAGGTCTGA
- the astD gene encoding succinylglutamate-semialdehyde dehydrogenase has protein sequence MMSTLYIAGVWQDGQGDAFDSLNPVTQQVLWSGRGASASQVETAVQAARQAFAGWASRSLEDRISVLEAFAASLKNHADELSHCMGEETGKPLWESATEVTSMVNKIAISVQSYRERTGEKSGPLGDATAVLRHKPHGVVAVFGPYNFPGHLPNGHIVPALLAGNAVLFKPSELTPKVAELTVKCWIEAGLPAGVLNLLQGGRETGIALAANPGIDGVFFTGSSRTGNALHQQFAGRPDKILALEMGGNNPLVVDEVQDVDAAVYTVIQSAFISAGQRCTCARRLLVPQGAWGDAFLSRLVAVTATLEVGAFDRQPAPFMGSVISLQAAAALLAAQRDLLGKGANALLEMTQPQEQAALLTPGIIDVSAVSERPDEELFGPLLQVIRYAGFDAAIAEANDTQYGLAAGLLSDSEARYKQFWLQSRAGIVNWNKQLTGAASSAPFGGVGASGNHRASAYYAADYCAYPVASLEAAALTLPATLTPGIRLD, from the coding sequence TTGATGAGCACGCTGTATATCGCAGGTGTCTGGCAGGACGGGCAAGGTGACGCATTCGACTCCTTGAACCCGGTGACCCAGCAGGTTCTGTGGTCAGGCCGGGGCGCAAGTGCCTCTCAGGTCGAAACCGCCGTGCAGGCGGCGCGTCAGGCTTTTGCGGGCTGGGCTTCGCGCTCGCTGGAAGATCGTATTTCGGTGCTGGAAGCGTTTGCCGCCAGCCTCAAGAATCATGCGGACGAACTGTCGCATTGCATGGGTGAGGAAACCGGCAAGCCACTCTGGGAGTCGGCCACTGAAGTGACCAGCATGGTCAACAAGATTGCCATCTCGGTGCAGAGTTACCGTGAGCGAACCGGCGAAAAGAGTGGTCCGCTGGGCGATGCCACAGCGGTGTTGCGCCACAAGCCCCATGGCGTTGTAGCGGTCTTCGGCCCTTACAATTTCCCCGGCCATTTGCCCAATGGGCATATCGTGCCGGCACTGCTGGCGGGCAATGCGGTGCTGTTCAAGCCCAGTGAGCTGACGCCAAAGGTTGCCGAGTTGACGGTCAAGTGCTGGATCGAAGCCGGCTTGCCCGCTGGTGTATTGAACCTGCTGCAAGGCGGGCGCGAAACCGGTATCGCCCTGGCGGCCAATCCGGGTATCGATGGCGTGTTCTTTACCGGTTCCAGCCGTACCGGCAATGCCTTGCATCAACAGTTCGCCGGGCGTCCGGACAAGATTCTGGCCCTGGAAATGGGGGGTAATAACCCGCTGGTGGTCGATGAGGTCCAGGATGTCGACGCAGCGGTGTACACCGTGATTCAGTCAGCCTTCATTTCGGCTGGCCAGCGCTGTACCTGTGCCCGGCGTTTGCTGGTGCCGCAAGGTGCCTGGGGCGATGCATTCCTGTCCCGGCTGGTGGCAGTGACAGCCACCCTTGAAGTCGGCGCTTTCGACCGCCAGCCTGCGCCTTTCATGGGCTCGGTGATTTCTCTGCAGGCCGCTGCCGCTTTGCTGGCTGCCCAGCGTGATCTGCTGGGCAAGGGCGCCAATGCGTTGCTGGAAATGACTCAGCCGCAGGAACAGGCCGCCTTGCTTACGCCGGGCATTATTGATGTGAGCGCTGTCAGCGAGCGTCCTGACGAGGAGCTGTTCGGCCCGTTGTTGCAGGTGATCCGCTACGCCGGTTTCGATGCGGCCATCGCAGAGGCCAACGACACGCAATATGGTCTGGCGGCGGGGCTGTTGTCGGATTCCGAAGCGCGTTACAAACAGTTCTGGCTGCAAAGCCGTGCCGGGATTGTCAACTGGAACAAGCAACTGACCGGGGCGGCGAGCAGCGCACCTTTCGGTGGCGTCGGTGCTTCGGGTAACCATCGGGCCAGCGCCTATTACGCCGCCGATTACTGCGCTTACCCGGTTGCGTCCCTGGAGGCCGCAGCATTGACCTTGCCTGCGACACTGACGCCGGGTATCAGGCTCGATTGA
- the argR gene encoding transcriptional regulator ArgR: MTAHRIGFLVWPGTKALTLALAEEALRVAQSVHPEVVYELSFLQAEVADEPAVAGAWQLPGEPWTGRIDGFQKLFLLADEPPAPMSAALASALKQVVRAGCAIGGLSAGVYPLAQLGLLDGYRAAVHWRWQDDFSERFPKVIATSHLFDWDRDRLTACGGMSVLDLLLAVLSRDHGAELAGAVSEELVVERIREGGERQRIPLQNRLGSSHPKLTQAVLLMEANIEEPLTTDEIAQHVCVSRRQLERIFKQYLNRVPSQYYLELRLNKARQMLMQTSKSIIQIGLSCGFSSGPHFSSAYRNFFGATPREDRNQRRSNSPFELSSVPAERG, from the coding sequence ATGACTGCCCATCGAATAGGTTTCCTTGTCTGGCCCGGCACCAAAGCCTTGACCCTGGCGTTGGCCGAGGAAGCCTTGCGCGTTGCCCAGAGCGTTCACCCTGAAGTGGTCTATGAGTTGTCATTCCTCCAGGCCGAGGTTGCCGATGAGCCTGCTGTAGCGGGTGCATGGCAATTGCCGGGAGAGCCGTGGACCGGTCGCATCGACGGTTTTCAGAAGCTGTTCCTGCTGGCGGACGAGCCGCCTGCTCCCATGTCGGCGGCCTTGGCCAGTGCTCTAAAGCAAGTGGTGCGCGCCGGATGTGCGATTGGCGGGTTGTCCGCTGGCGTGTATCCGTTGGCCCAGCTTGGCTTGCTCGACGGTTATCGGGCTGCCGTGCACTGGCGCTGGCAGGATGATTTCAGCGAGCGCTTCCCCAAAGTCATTGCCACCAGTCACCTGTTCGACTGGGATCGTGACCGGCTGACCGCCTGTGGTGGCATGTCGGTGCTGGACCTGCTGTTGGCGGTTCTGTCCCGTGATCATGGTGCCGAACTGGCCGGTGCTGTTTCCGAAGAGCTGGTGGTCGAGCGTATTCGTGAAGGTGGCGAGCGTCAGCGCATTCCGCTGCAGAATCGCCTGGGCTCCAGCCATCCGAAGCTGACCCAGGCGGTCCTGCTGATGGAGGCGAATATCGAAGAGCCGCTGACCACCGATGAAATCGCCCAGCATGTCTGCGTGTCGCGTCGGCAGTTGGAGCGGATCTTCAAGCAGTACCTCAATCGGGTGCCGAGCCAGTATTACCTGGAGCTGCGCCTCAACAAGGCGCGGCAGATGCTGATGCAGACCAGCAAGTCGATCATCCAGATCGGCCTGTCCTGCGGCTTCTCCTCGGGCCCGCATTTCTCCAGCGCCTACCGCAACTTCTTTGGCGCCACGCCTCGCGAAGACCGCAACCAGCGTCGCAGCAACAGCCCCTTCGAGCTGTCTTCCGTTCCTGCCGAGCGTGGTTGA
- a CDS encoding ABC transporter ATP-binding protein: MNKLEVQDLHKRYGSHEVIKGVSLTAKAGDVISIIGSSGSGKSTFLRCINLLEQPHAGKILLNNEELKLVPNKEGGLKAADPKQLQRMRSRLSMVFQHFNLWSHMTALQNIIEAPVHVLGVPKKEALEKAEYYLAKVGVAHRKEAYPGHMSGGEQQRVAIARALAMEPEVMLFDEPTSALDPELVGDVLKVMQGLAQEGRTMVVVTHEMGFAREVSNQLVFLHQGVVLERGDPREVLANPQSERLQQFLSGSLK; this comes from the coding sequence ATGAACAAACTGGAAGTCCAGGACCTGCACAAGCGTTATGGCAGTCATGAAGTGATCAAGGGCGTTTCCCTGACAGCCAAGGCAGGCGATGTCATCAGTATCATCGGCTCCAGCGGCTCGGGTAAAAGCACATTTCTGCGTTGCATCAATCTGCTTGAACAGCCCCATGCCGGCAAGATCCTGCTCAACAATGAAGAACTCAAACTGGTGCCGAACAAGGAAGGCGGCCTGAAGGCTGCCGACCCCAAGCAGTTGCAGCGCATGCGCTCGCGTCTGTCCATGGTGTTTCAGCATTTCAACCTGTGGTCGCACATGACGGCCTTGCAGAACATCATCGAAGCGCCGGTGCATGTCCTGGGTGTTCCGAAAAAAGAGGCGCTTGAAAAGGCCGAGTATTACCTGGCCAAGGTCGGCGTGGCTCATCGCAAGGAAGCCTATCCGGGTCATATGTCCGGTGGCGAGCAACAGCGTGTGGCGATAGCCCGCGCCCTGGCCATGGAGCCGGAAGTCATGTTGTTCGATGAACCGACGTCCGCGCTGGACCCGGAACTGGTTGGCGATGTGCTCAAGGTCATGCAGGGCCTGGCCCAGGAAGGCCGGACCATGGTGGTGGTCACTCACGAAATGGGTTTTGCCCGTGAGGTGTCGAACCAGTTGGTCTTTCTGCACCAGGGTGTGGTACTGGAGCGTGGCGATCCCCGCGAGGTCCTGGCCAATCCTCAGTCCGAGCGGTTGCAGCAGTTCCTCTCGGGCAGCCTCAAGTAA
- the astB gene encoding N-succinylarginine dihydrolase, with product MKSCEVNFDGLVGPTHNYGGLSYGNVASQRNSHQCSNPREAALQGLAKMKALMDMGFTQGVLAPQERPDVAGLRQLGFSGSDTEVIEQAARHDMPLLVASCSASSMWVANAATVSPSADTADGRVHFTAANLNCKYHRSIEHPTTSRVLKAMFANEQHFAHHAALPAVAQFGDEGAANHTRFCHDYGQAGVEFFVFGRSAFDTRYPAPQKYPARQTLEASRAVARLHGLSDSGVVYGQQNPSVIDQGVFHNDVIAVGNGEVLFYHEDAFLNTESMLGELHEKLGRAGGLFQAICVPRDEVSVEDAVRSYLFNSQLLSRADGSMLLIVPQECQANLRVWNYLQRLLADGGPIREVKVFDLKQSMQNGGGPACLRLRVALNETELAAVNPGVVMTPSLYETLTQWVDRHYRDRMSESDLADPQLLTECRTALDELTQILKLGSVYPFQLV from the coding sequence ATGAAATCCTGTGAAGTCAATTTTGACGGTCTGGTTGGGCCTACTCACAACTACGGCGGTCTTTCGTACGGCAATGTGGCTTCCCAGCGCAACAGCCATCAGTGTTCTAACCCTCGCGAAGCGGCATTGCAGGGGCTGGCGAAGATGAAGGCGCTGATGGACATGGGGTTTACCCAGGGTGTACTGGCTCCTCAGGAGCGCCCTGATGTTGCCGGGTTGCGTCAACTGGGTTTCAGCGGCAGCGATACTGAGGTGATCGAGCAGGCGGCAAGACATGACATGCCGCTGCTGGTCGCCAGTTGCTCGGCGTCGAGCATGTGGGTCGCCAATGCCGCGACTGTCAGCCCGAGTGCCGATACGGCCGATGGTCGCGTGCACTTCACGGCGGCCAACCTGAACTGCAAATATCACCGCAGCATCGAGCATCCGACTACCAGTCGTGTGCTGAAAGCGATGTTCGCCAATGAGCAGCATTTTGCCCATCACGCAGCACTGCCAGCGGTTGCGCAGTTCGGCGACGAAGGGGCGGCCAACCACACGCGCTTCTGCCACGACTATGGTCAGGCGGGGGTGGAGTTTTTCGTGTTCGGGCGCAGTGCTTTCGACACCCGCTACCCGGCACCGCAGAAATACCCGGCCAGGCAGACCCTTGAAGCTTCCAGGGCTGTGGCGCGTCTGCATGGCCTGAGCGACAGCGGCGTGGTCTATGGTCAGCAGAACCCGAGCGTGATTGATCAGGGCGTGTTTCACAACGACGTCATTGCGGTAGGCAATGGCGAAGTGCTTTTCTATCACGAGGATGCGTTTCTCAATACCGAGTCGATGCTGGGCGAGTTGCACGAAAAGCTCGGCCGTGCAGGCGGCCTGTTCCAGGCGATCTGTGTGCCGCGCGACGAGGTTTCGGTCGAAGATGCCGTGCGTTCCTATCTGTTCAACAGCCAGCTTTTGTCTCGCGCCGATGGTTCGATGCTGCTGATCGTGCCGCAGGAGTGCCAGGCCAATCTTCGTGTCTGGAATTACCTGCAGCGCCTGCTGGCCGATGGCGGTCCGATTCGCGAAGTGAAGGTCTTCGACCTCAAGCAAAGCATGCAGAACGGCGGCGGTCCGGCGTGCCTGCGCTTGCGCGTGGCCCTCAATGAAACCGAGCTGGCAGCGGTCAATCCCGGCGTCGTCATGACCCCGTCGTTATACGAAACCCTGACTCAATGGGTCGACAGGCACTATCGTGATCGTATGAGCGAAAGCGATCTGGCCGACCCGCAATTGTTGACCGAATGCCGTACGGCATTGGATGAGCTCACGCAAATCCTTAAACTGGGCAGCGTTTATCCCTTTCAACTGGTTTGA
- the astE gene encoding succinylglutamate desuccinylase, with translation MLALGKLLELTLAGREPTEKTQLTVGGVRMRWLGEGALEVRAPQDRDNGTDLLLSAGIHGNETAPIELLDELIRSIARGDLKPRARILFLFGNPEAMRRGTRYVEQDVNRLFSGRHEQAGGSEALRACELERLAASFFSVPDRYRLHYDLHTAIRGSTIEQFALYPWKEGRQHSRRELARLRTAGMSAVLLQNKPSIVFSAYTYDQLGAESFTLELGKARPFGHNQQVNLTALRKVLEQMIEGVEPESSEDLEGLQLFSVAREIIKRSDAFILNLPDDVQNFAPLEKGYVLAEDAGGSRWVVEEEGARIIFPNPKVGNGLRAGILIVPAV, from the coding sequence ATGCTCGCCCTCGGTAAACTGCTTGAACTGACTCTGGCCGGGCGCGAGCCCACGGAAAAGACTCAACTGACCGTCGGCGGCGTACGCATGCGCTGGCTGGGGGAGGGCGCACTCGAAGTACGTGCGCCTCAGGATCGGGACAATGGCACCGATTTGCTGTTGTCTGCCGGTATCCATGGTAACGAAACAGCCCCCATCGAGCTGCTGGACGAATTGATCCGCAGCATCGCACGCGGCGATCTCAAGCCGCGTGCCCGTATTCTGTTCCTGTTCGGCAACCCCGAGGCCATGCGCCGCGGCACACGTTATGTCGAGCAGGACGTCAACCGGCTGTTCAGTGGTCGTCACGAACAGGCGGGCGGTTCAGAGGCCTTGCGCGCCTGCGAGCTGGAGCGTCTGGCCGCCAGCTTCTTCAGCGTGCCGGACCGCTATCGCCTGCATTACGACCTGCACACCGCCATTCGAGGCTCGACCATTGAGCAGTTTGCGCTGTATCCCTGGAAAGAAGGCCGACAGCATTCCCGTCGTGAACTGGCGCGTCTGCGCACTGCCGGCATGAGCGCGGTGCTGCTGCAGAACAAGCCTTCCATCGTATTCAGTGCCTATACCTACGATCAGCTCGGTGCTGAGTCTTTCACGCTGGAACTGGGCAAGGCCCGGCCATTTGGCCATAACCAGCAGGTTAACCTCACGGCACTGCGCAAGGTTCTGGAGCAGATGATCGAAGGTGTCGAGCCTGAGTCGAGCGAGGACCTGGAGGGCTTGCAGCTATTCAGCGTGGCTCGGGAAATCATCAAGCGCAGCGATGCATTCATCCTGAACTTGCCTGACGATGTGCAAAATTTTGCGCCGCTGGAAAAAGGCTACGTGCTGGCCGAAGACGCGGGTGGTTCGCGCTGGGTGGTGGAAGAGGAAGGGGCGCGGATCATTTTCCCCAATCCAAAAGTGGGGAATGGTTTACGGGCCGGGATTTTGATTGTTCCGGCGGTCTGA
- the astA gene encoding arginine N-succinyltransferase produces MIVRPVRSSDLPALIELARSTGAGLTTLPANEQRLAHRVGWAEKSFRGEAERADADYLFVLEDDDGRVIGISAIAGAVGLREPWYNYRVGLTVSASQELNIYREIPTLFLANDLTGNSELCSLFLHSDSRTGLNGRLLSKARMLFIAEFPKLFGNKIIAEMRGMSDDKGRSPFWESLGRHFFKMEFSQADYLTGVGNKAFIAELMPKFPLYTCFLSEDARSVIGRVHADTEPALTMLKSEGFNYQGYVDIFDAGPAIECETTKIRAVRDSQTLVLAIGTPGDDAPKFLIYNRKREEGRITIGQARMAAGALVVDPLTARRLRMSPGDNVRAVPLSAVREGA; encoded by the coding sequence ATGATCGTTCGTCCCGTACGCAGCAGTGACCTGCCCGCGCTGATCGAGTTGGCGCGCAGCACCGGCGCAGGCCTGACGACATTGCCCGCCAATGAGCAGCGCCTGGCGCATCGGGTGGGCTGGGCGGAGAAGTCCTTTCGTGGCGAAGCCGAGCGTGCGGATGCCGATTACCTGTTCGTGCTCGAAGACGATGACGGACGTGTGATCGGTATTTCTGCCATCGCGGGTGCCGTTGGCTTGCGTGAGCCTTGGTACAACTATCGCGTCGGGCTGACGGTCAGCGCCTCTCAGGAACTCAATATCTACCGTGAGATTCCGACCCTGTTCCTGGCCAACGACCTGACCGGCAACTCCGAACTGTGCTCGCTGTTCCTTCACAGCGATTCGCGTACCGGCCTCAATGGTCGCCTGCTGTCCAAGGCGCGGATGCTGTTCATTGCCGAGTTTCCGAAGCTGTTCGGCAACAAGATCATCGCCGAGATGCGTGGCATGTCGGACGACAAGGGGCGTTCGCCATTCTGGGAAAGCCTGGGTCGCCACTTCTTCAAGATGGAGTTCAGCCAGGCCGACTACCTGACCGGCGTGGGCAACAAGGCATTCATCGCCGAACTGATGCCCAAGTTTCCGCTGTATACCTGCTTTCTTTCGGAAGATGCGCGCAGCGTCATTGGCCGGGTTCACGCCGATACCGAGCCTGCTCTGACGATGCTCAAGAGTGAGGGTTTCAACTATCAGGGTTACGTCGACATCTTCGATGCCGGCCCGGCCATCGAGTGTGAAACCACTAAAATCCGCGCTGTGCGTGACAGCCAGACGCTGGTGCTGGCTATCGGCACGCCGGGTGATGATGCGCCGAAATTCCTGATCTACAACCGAAAGCGTGAAGAAGGCCGGATTACCATCGGGCAGGCTCGCATGGCGGCCGGCGCGCTGGTGGTTGATCCGCTGACGGCCCGACGCCTGCGCATGAGTCCTGGCGACAATGTGCGTGCTGTGCCTTTGTCGGCGGTGCGGGAGGGCGCTTGA